A genomic segment from Tuwongella immobilis encodes:
- a CDS encoding DUF1553 domain-containing protein — MMLISPWLASLLLAAPPVAPKPKPMPVAQTAPATATAPAKLPPAVPKIATELLPKSGVRVEIADVELPTATSWPTTSPAAVETFTAPAFAFSRIPHRYIDTGVRVDRPNPFLMRVAAKVTLPAGTHRFVLRGRGAARLWIDGALVLETPFPPSVGDGSDGRDPSKKEYLDLGPDFRYAPPGNREKWTSFRTTGSHLVILETIVGGKMGKTNHHRPDLGETVVAVSLAGTQQFTLLGSSPAIPYTDAGWNRFAEQETEWLVQEEANRRKAAFATHSEEWNARRDHARNWLASTPEVAIPTLPEGYPAQNAVDHFIAEKIADAKQRIQPNGKIRYGRDIQPILAAKCFSCHQGNQAKADLRLDRPSDSIVPGKPAESELLIRVHASGDERMPPQGEPLSAREQQLLKDWIAEGAAYQDPPGAITARSDDLTFLRRLALDTVGVPPTLAEIEQFQRDPEAQRREQWINRYLNDPRHADHWMGYWQDLLAENPNILNPTLNNTGPFRWWIYESMRDHKPLDVMVTELIRMRGSVRDGGPAGFSVASSNDVPMAEKGVILAGAFLGTNMRCARCHDSPANSSTQKQLFQIAAMLQEKPIVVPKTSSVPQDKLHTGRKALIRVTLKPGTKVDPAWPFDATKAAPSRSASTRDQLAAAITAPENTRFAEVMVNRIWKRLMGRGIVEPVDDWERGSPSHPELLRYLAREFVRSGYDLRTIERLILRSHAYQRAADANRTEVDAYFSAPIHRRLTAEQIVDSLFATTGKSMGVGEINLDVDGGRDWGNSISLGVPRRSWEFASTSNERDRPSLSLPRVQAVVDVLSMFGWRAFRPDPTSERDVAPEVLQPAILSNGTVAVWVTRLSDDHGITQLALDARSPEALVDALMLRILTRPPTAEERASMVGHLQTGFAQRVLPPAPAPATVRQPPRYVSWSNHLTEEANRIKAELEIQARRGDPPSARLESEWRQRLEDVLWAILNSPEMVFTP; from the coding sequence ATGATGCTCATCTCTCCTTGGTTGGCATCGCTTCTGCTGGCGGCACCGCCAGTTGCGCCGAAGCCCAAACCAATGCCTGTGGCCCAAACTGCCCCTGCAACCGCCACCGCTCCCGCAAAACTTCCGCCGGCTGTCCCGAAAATCGCCACCGAACTGCTGCCAAAGTCGGGTGTGCGCGTCGAGATTGCCGATGTGGAACTGCCCACGGCCACGAGTTGGCCCACGACCTCGCCCGCAGCAGTTGAGACATTCACCGCACCGGCGTTCGCTTTCTCACGCATTCCGCATCGGTATATTGACACAGGGGTTCGGGTCGATCGGCCCAATCCATTCCTGATGCGAGTCGCCGCGAAGGTGACACTCCCCGCCGGAACGCACCGATTCGTGCTCCGAGGTCGCGGCGCTGCTCGCCTCTGGATCGACGGGGCGCTGGTGCTGGAAACCCCCTTCCCACCATCCGTCGGCGATGGCTCCGATGGACGCGATCCCTCCAAGAAAGAATATCTCGATCTCGGCCCAGACTTCCGCTATGCCCCGCCAGGAAATCGGGAGAAGTGGACGAGTTTCCGAACCACCGGCAGCCATCTGGTGATTCTGGAAACCATCGTCGGCGGCAAAATGGGGAAAACCAACCACCATCGGCCCGACCTCGGCGAAACCGTGGTCGCCGTCTCGCTGGCCGGAACTCAGCAGTTCACGCTGTTGGGAAGTTCTCCAGCAATTCCATACACCGACGCCGGTTGGAATCGATTCGCCGAGCAAGAAACGGAATGGCTGGTTCAGGAGGAAGCGAACCGCCGTAAAGCCGCATTTGCGACTCATTCCGAGGAGTGGAACGCGCGACGAGATCATGCCCGCAACTGGTTGGCATCCACTCCGGAAGTCGCGATTCCGACGCTGCCAGAAGGATATCCGGCTCAGAATGCCGTCGATCACTTTATCGCCGAGAAGATCGCCGACGCCAAGCAACGGATTCAGCCCAACGGCAAAATTCGCTACGGTCGTGATATTCAACCGATTCTCGCGGCCAAATGCTTTAGTTGTCATCAGGGGAATCAGGCGAAAGCCGATCTGCGACTGGATCGGCCATCCGATTCGATCGTTCCCGGGAAACCGGCTGAGAGCGAATTGCTGATTCGAGTCCATGCCAGCGGTGACGAACGGATGCCGCCGCAAGGTGAGCCGCTCTCCGCCCGCGAACAACAACTTCTGAAGGATTGGATTGCCGAAGGTGCGGCCTATCAAGATCCACCTGGCGCAATCACAGCCCGCTCAGACGACCTAACATTCTTGCGTCGATTGGCATTGGACACTGTTGGGGTTCCGCCGACACTCGCAGAAATCGAACAATTCCAACGCGATCCCGAAGCGCAACGACGCGAGCAATGGATTAACCGCTACCTGAACGATCCCCGGCACGCCGATCATTGGATGGGCTATTGGCAAGATTTGCTGGCCGAGAATCCGAATATCCTCAATCCGACGCTCAACAATACCGGGCCGTTTCGGTGGTGGATCTACGAATCGATGCGCGATCACAAGCCGCTCGATGTGATGGTCACCGAACTGATTCGGATGCGCGGCAGTGTGCGGGATGGCGGCCCGGCCGGGTTCAGCGTCGCCTCCAGCAACGATGTTCCGATGGCCGAAAAGGGAGTCATTCTGGCAGGTGCGTTCTTGGGCACGAATATGCGCTGTGCCCGCTGCCATGATTCCCCGGCGAATTCGTCCACGCAAAAACAACTGTTTCAGATTGCGGCGATGCTGCAAGAAAAGCCGATCGTCGTGCCCAAAACCAGCAGTGTGCCGCAAGATAAACTGCATACCGGGCGGAAAGCGCTGATCCGCGTGACGCTCAAACCGGGGACGAAAGTGGATCCCGCGTGGCCGTTCGATGCGACAAAAGCCGCGCCCTCACGATCGGCCTCGACTCGGGATCAGTTGGCGGCAGCCATTACCGCGCCAGAAAACACGCGATTTGCCGAAGTGATGGTCAATCGCATCTGGAAGCGATTGATGGGACGCGGGATCGTCGAACCAGTCGATGATTGGGAGCGCGGATCGCCGAGCCATCCCGAATTATTGCGCTATCTGGCCCGCGAGTTCGTCCGCTCCGGATACGATCTGCGAACAATCGAACGACTCATCTTGCGTAGTCACGCCTACCAACGTGCCGCCGATGCGAATCGAACCGAGGTCGATGCCTATTTCTCCGCACCGATCCACCGTCGATTGACGGCGGAACAGATCGTCGATTCGTTATTCGCCACCACGGGCAAGTCGATGGGTGTGGGCGAAATCAACCTGGATGTTGATGGTGGACGCGATTGGGGCAATTCGATTTCGCTGGGGGTTCCGCGCCGATCGTGGGAATTCGCCTCGACTTCGAACGAACGCGATCGTCCCAGTCTGTCGCTGCCACGGGTGCAGGCGGTGGTCGATGTGCTGAGCATGTTCGGCTGGCGGGCATTCCGCCCCGATCCCACCAGCGAGCGCGATGTGGCTCCCGAAGTGCTGCAACCGGCGATTCTCTCCAATGGAACGGTCGCCGTTTGGGTGACGCGATTGTCCGACGATCACGGGATCACACAGCTTGCGTTGGATGCTCGCTCTCCCGAAGCCCTGGTCGATGCGCTGATGCTCCGGATTCTCACCCGTCCGCCGACGGCAGAAGAACGTGCCAGCATGGTCGGGCACTTGCAGACCGGATTTGCCCAGCGCGTACTGCCCCCCGCCCCGGCCCCGGCCACCGTGCGGCAGCCGCCTCGATACGTCTCCTGGTCAAACCATTTGACCGAAGAGGCCAACCGCATCAAGGCGGAACTGGAGATTCAAGCCCGTCGTGGCGATCCACCATCGGCTCGACTCGAAAGCGAATGGCGACAACGATTGGAAGATGTGCTTTGGGCGATTTTGAATTCCCCGGAAATGGTGTTTACTCCCTGA